In Macadamia integrifolia cultivar HAES 741 chromosome 5, SCU_Mint_v3, whole genome shotgun sequence, a single window of DNA contains:
- the LOC122077844 gene encoding F-box/kelch-repeat protein At3g06240-like, which produces MEEIRNTHLPQGIIYEILSRLPIESVLRCMSVCKLWSAFRHDPYFIHLHLTKSMIHQQPSLVLEPSSLIASTDDKVSSLLMLSPNGEEGGGLDWKVRHIPLGFELESCFNIVGSCNGILCIGAREVLAPIFLFNPITRERKMLPKSFIVLPPTYSGPIINSFGFGFDSLSNKYKVVRIYKLSDVMYDYSDNQDVRYCEIITVGDSSWRKLDLPRTIQDQYDYGYHLYQYDTNSVILDGTIYWIIKKYFLDSSDDCEYILALDIDSEKFWTIDCNPPREYKQRESLIHMDGSIAIIDYAYTSPWSADIWLLKGSKSMGFSFTLITYDMSGLGLLGDYFSVLSKHGHDTFLLRLWKWKFVEGNQRLESTLLLYSPVKKQYSFVQAGHWKADMLVDRLLETWMVPTLARV; this is translated from the coding sequence ATGGAGGAGATCAGAAATACACATCTCCCTCAGGGCATTATTTATGAGATATTGAGTAGACTTCCCATAGAATCAGTCCTCCGATGTATGAGTGTATGCAAGCTCTGGTCTGCCTTTCGACATGATCCTTATTTCATCCATCTCCACCTCACTAAATCCATGATTCATCAACAACCCAGTCTTGTTCTTGAACCATCATCACTAATAGCGTCCACTGATGATAAGGTCAGTAGCCTACTTATGTTGAGTCCTAATGGAGAAGAAGGTGGTGGTTTAGATTGGAAAGTAAGACACATACCATTAGGTTTTGAACTAGAGAGTTGCTTTAATATTGTGGGTTCTTGCAATGGCATTCTCTGTATAGGGGCACGTGAGGTTTTGGCTCCTATCTTCCTTTTCAATCCCATTACAAGAGAAAGGAAGATGTTGCCCAAATCATTTATTGTTTTGCCCCCCACATACTCAGGTCCAATAATAAATAGTTTTGGTTTTGGCTTTGACAGCTTGAGCAATAAATATAAAGTGGTCAGAATTTATAAATTATCTGATGTTATGTATGATTATAGTGACAACCAGGATGTTAGATATTGTGAGATAATTACAGTGGGTGATAGTTCATGGAGAAAGTTAGACTTGCCAAGAACAATACAAGACCAATATGACTATGGATATCATCTATATCAATATGACACAAATTCGGTGATTTTGGATGGAACTATCTATTGGAtcatcaaaaaatattttttggatagCTCCGACGACTGCGAATACATTCTTGCGTTAGACATTGACAGTGAGAAGTTTTGGACTATTGATTGTAATCCTCCTAGAGAATATAAGCAAAGAGAATCTTTAATTCACATGGATGGATCTATTGCCATAATTGATTATGCCTACACAAGTCCATGGTCTGCTGATATATGGTTACTTAAGGGTAGCAAGTCCATGGGGTTCTCTTTTACTTTAATTACTTATGATATGTCTGGACTAGGTCTTTTGGGAGACTATTTCTCAGTTCTGTCTAAACATGGCCATGATACATTCCTGCTAAGGTTATGGAAATGGAAGTTTGTGGAAGGAAATCAAAGACTTGAGTCCACCCTTCTTCTCTACTCTCCGGTGAAGAAGCAGTATTCATTTGTTCAAGCAGGACATTGGAAAGCTGATATGTTGGTTGATAGGTTGCTGGAAACTTGGATGGTGCCGACCCTTGCTCGAGTATAA